In a single window of the Bufo bufo chromosome 5, aBufBuf1.1, whole genome shotgun sequence genome:
- the LOC121000858 gene encoding gastrula zinc finger protein XlCGF17.1-like, producing the protein MQNASHRSGAGSQRAQKGKKSYSCSECDKCFTHKSYLVRHQNIHTGENPYSCSECGKCFTQKSNLVRHQNIHTGENPYSCSECGKCFTHKSYLVRHQIVHTGEKPYSCSECGKCFTVKSHLERHQKIHTGEKPYSCSECGKCFTQKSNLESHQRYHIGEKPYSCSECGKCFTEKSHLKSHQRHHTGEKPYSCSECGKRFARKSIFHNHQRIHTGEKPFSCPECGKCFALNTQLADHLKNHTGERPFSCPECGKCFAHKSVLKVHQLIHTGEKLFSCPECGKCFTQNASLYKHKKSHTGEKPYSCSECGDCFSQKFYLQSHQRIHIGEKPYHCSECEKCFAKKVSLLKHLRYHTGEKPFSCPECGKCFTRKANLVTHLKSHTEEK; encoded by the coding sequence ATGCAGAATGCAAGCCACAGAAGTGGTGCTGGATCCCAAAGAGCTCAGAAAGGGAAGAAGtcttattcatgttcagaatgtgacaaATGTTTTACTCATAAATCATATCTTGTGAGGCATCAGaatattcacacaggggagaatccgtattcatgttcagaatgtggcaaatgttttactcagaaatcaaatcttgtgagGCATCAGaatattcacacaggggagaatccgtattcatgttcagaatgtggcaaatgttttactcaTAAATCATATCTTGTGAGGCATCAGAtagttcacacaggggagaagccgtattcatgttcagaatgtggcaaatgttttactgTAAAATCACATCTTGAGaggcatcagaaaattcacacaggggagaagccgtattcatgttcagaatgtggcaaatgttttactcagaaatcaaatcttgagaGCCATCAAAGATATCACATaggggagaagccgtattcatgttcagaatgtggcaaatgttttactgAGAAATCACATCTTAAGAGCCATCAAAGACatcatacaggggagaagccgtattcatgttcagaatgtggtaaacgTTTTGCTAGGAAATCAATTTTTCAtaaccatcagagaattcacacaggggagaagccattttcatgtccagaatgtggaaaatgttttgctTTGAATACTCAGCTTGCTGATCATTTAaaaaatcacacaggggagaggccATTTTCCTgcccagaatgtggaaaatgttttgctCATAAATCAGTTCTTAAGGTTCATCAGcttattcacacaggagagaagctattttcatgcccagaatgtgggaaatgttttactcagaatgcatctctttataaacataagaaaagtcacacaggagagaagccatattcatgttcagaatgtggggatTGTTTTAgccagaaattttatctccagagccatcagagaattcacatagGGGAGAAGCCATACCATTGTtccgaatgtgagaaatgttttgctAAAAAAGTATCTCTTCTTAAACATCTAagatatcacacaggagagaagccattttcatgcccagaatgtgggaaatgttttactcgaaaagcaaatcttgttacacatctgAAATCTCACACTGAGGAGAAGTGA